One window from the genome of Fulvivirga lutea encodes:
- a CDS encoding DUF2177 family protein yields MPIPKLILSYLLTTIVFFAIDLLWLGIIAKDLYNRLLGNFLAPNVNWTAAIIFYLLFIIGIFIFAIFPAIEKESAWKAILLGALFGFFTYATYDLTNLATLKDWPLKIVFIDIAWGIILTASVSVSGYYITRWLS; encoded by the coding sequence ATGCCAATACCTAAACTCATATTAAGCTATTTGCTGACGACTATAGTCTTTTTTGCCATTGATTTACTTTGGTTGGGCATTATTGCTAAAGATCTTTATAATCGACTATTAGGTAATTTTTTGGCTCCAAACGTAAATTGGACAGCGGCCATCATTTTTTATCTACTATTCATTATAGGCATATTTATCTTTGCCATTTTCCCAGCTATTGAGAAAGAATCGGCTTGGAAAGCCATTTTATTGGGTGCTTTGTTTGGGTTTTTCACTTATGCGACTTATGATCTCACCAACCTTGCAACCTTGAAGGATTGGCCTCTAAAAATTGTATTCATAGATATTGCCTGGGGTATTATTCTCACTGCAAGTGTGAGTGTTTCTGGTTATTATATTACAAGATGGCTGTCTTGA
- a CDS encoding DUF1295 domain-containing protein, with protein MLFVFAALSFAVSLILKRNDVADVSWGLGFVLVCVYLLIKSDITTPLLISCSLVIIWGLRLSIYIAIRNSKNSEDFRYKQWRDEWGTNFYWRSFLQVYLLQMLILLIISAPLLLLASGSINKSPDALTWLIILVWFIGFVWQAVADYQLFIFKKNSSGKVMKTGLWKYSRHPNYFGEIVMWWSLYFLTLSFGSSLLGIISPILITYLLFNVSGVPMLEEKYKKNQEYQEYVDSTPAIFPKLF; from the coding sequence ATGCTATTTGTTTTCGCTGCACTGAGCTTTGCAGTGTCCCTAATTCTAAAAAGAAATGATGTTGCTGATGTTAGCTGGGGTTTAGGCTTCGTATTGGTATGTGTTTACCTTTTAATTAAGTCAGATATAACAACTCCATTACTTATAAGCTGCTCGTTGGTTATAATTTGGGGTTTAAGGCTCAGTATTTACATTGCTATTCGGAATAGCAAAAATTCAGAGGATTTTAGGTATAAACAATGGCGAGATGAGTGGGGGACTAATTTCTATTGGCGGTCATTCCTCCAGGTGTATCTGCTACAAATGTTAATTTTGCTGATCATATCAGCCCCGCTACTATTGCTTGCCTCTGGTTCAATTAATAAATCACCTGATGCTCTGACATGGTTAATCATATTAGTATGGTTTATAGGCTTTGTTTGGCAGGCTGTTGCCGATTACCAGCTCTTTATCTTTAAGAAGAATAGCTCAGGAAAGGTAATGAAGACAGGGCTATGGAAGTATTCCCGGCATCCGAATTATTTCGGAGAAATTGTAATGTGGTGGTCGCTCTATTTTCTGACATTAAGTTTTGGATCGTCTTTATTAGGTATAATAAGTCCTATTTTAATCACCTATCTCTTATTCAATGTTTCCGGTGTACCGATGCTAGAGGAGAAGTATAAAAAGAATCAGGAGTATCAGGAGTATGTTGATTCAACACCAGCCATTTTCCCCAAACTGTTTTAA
- a CDS encoding L,D-transpeptidase, giving the protein MNIPAILSKPQLIAVALLPLAIYLAIKVGISLLTLNTSTPGTALADSLTQAINSELKVIDKRLTKLKPKSNYLVVNSTANEFYLYEADTLLAQGKCSTGSYVLLKNGDLQQWIFKTPKGEFKILNKKKNPIWKKPDWAFIEEGLPVPAINHSSRFEYGVLGDYALSLGDGYLIHGTIYQRFIGLPVTHGCIRLNDENLALIYKKLNIGSKVYLF; this is encoded by the coding sequence ATGAACATACCTGCAATTCTTTCCAAACCTCAGCTAATAGCTGTGGCCTTACTCCCACTTGCCATTTACCTGGCAATTAAAGTAGGAATTTCATTACTTACATTAAATACATCCACTCCGGGTACTGCTCTTGCTGACTCGCTTACCCAAGCGATTAATTCAGAGCTAAAAGTTATAGATAAACGGCTGACCAAATTGAAGCCAAAATCTAACTACCTTGTTGTAAACAGTACTGCAAACGAATTTTATTTGTACGAGGCTGATACACTTCTGGCGCAAGGTAAATGTTCAACCGGCAGTTATGTGTTACTCAAAAATGGCGATCTGCAACAATGGATATTTAAGACACCCAAAGGTGAATTTAAAATTCTAAACAAGAAGAAAAACCCGATTTGGAAAAAGCCAGATTGGGCATTTATTGAAGAAGGATTACCTGTGCCTGCTATCAACCATTCTTCCAGGTTTGAATATGGTGTATTAGGCGATTATGCATTGAGTCTTGGTGACGGGTACCTCATACATGGCACTATATATCAGCGGTTTATCGGTTTGCCCGTAACCCATGGCTGCATTCGTTTAAATGATGAAAACCTCGCGCTCATCTATAAAAAATTAAATATTGGTTCTAAAGTATATCTATTTTAA
- a CDS encoding RNA polymerase sigma factor, whose amino-acid sequence MKDPGEEKLDDNALIGLIKQGGTGSRYFEIVYHRYHTKVKNKCYSIVKNKQESLDLAEEIMVKIYEKLDSYKGTSKFSTWVYSLTYNHCIDYLRLKKNLHYPKWDNDQEMAIVADTTEELAEDINYDKLMLVLEELHTEEQLLIRMKYVDEMSLKTIGEALRITESAAKMRLKRARTRLLYLYTMRYIKG is encoded by the coding sequence ATGAAAGACCCCGGAGAGGAGAAGTTGGATGATAATGCACTAATAGGCCTTATTAAGCAGGGAGGGACAGGTTCAAGGTATTTTGAAATTGTATACCATCGTTATCATACCAAGGTTAAAAATAAATGCTATTCAATTGTAAAAAATAAGCAGGAGTCCCTTGACTTGGCGGAAGAGATAATGGTTAAAATTTATGAGAAGCTCGATTCGTATAAGGGCACTTCTAAATTTTCGACTTGGGTTTATTCACTTACTTATAATCATTGTATTGATTATCTGAGACTTAAAAAAAACCTGCATTATCCGAAATGGGATAATGATCAGGAAATGGCTATCGTGGCCGATACTACGGAGGAACTGGCAGAGGATATAAATTATGATAAGCTGATGCTGGTTTTGGAAGAATTACATACCGAAGAGCAGCTACTTATACGCATGAAATATGTGGATGAGATGTCATTAAAAACAATAGGCGAAGCTTTAAGAATAACAGAAAGTGCAGCGAAAATGCGACTGAAAAGGGCCAGAACCCGGTTATTATATCTTTATACAATGCGCTATATCAAGGGATAA
- a CDS encoding TerC family protein has product MLTYLWIFFSILIVLLLIIDLFVIHRKDKEISLKHSLIETGIWILISLAFNVVIYFTLGSKSGSEFLTAYLIEKSLSVDNLFVFQIIFTYYLVPAKLQHRVLFWGIVGSIIMRAIFIYFGVKLIENFDFLLYIMGLFLVIAGIKLLLGKESKINPKNNLIGRLIGNIIPVMKNYNGNQFFVTRNWKVYATPLFIVLVAIETTDIIFALDSVPAILGITVDPFIVYTSNIFAILGLRALYFSLSGIMSLFHLLKYGLGVILVFIGVKIFCEDFYHIDTLYSLGVVLTVLVGSIVGSLMIKPRLANNTEIPIQ; this is encoded by the coding sequence ATGCTAACTTATTTGTGGATATTCTTTTCGATCCTAATCGTACTACTTCTCATCATTGATTTATTTGTTATCCACCGAAAGGATAAAGAAATTTCACTCAAGCATTCGTTAATAGAAACGGGTATCTGGATTCTGATTTCATTAGCGTTTAATGTAGTAATCTATTTTACTCTCGGAAGCAAAAGTGGCAGCGAATTTTTAACGGCTTATCTTATCGAAAAGTCATTGAGTGTAGATAATTTATTCGTATTTCAAATCATATTCACTTATTACTTAGTACCCGCCAAATTACAGCACAGAGTACTCTTTTGGGGTATTGTAGGTTCTATTATCATGCGTGCCATTTTCATCTATTTTGGAGTTAAGCTGATAGAAAATTTTGATTTTCTACTTTACATTATGGGCCTTTTTCTGGTTATAGCAGGTATCAAATTACTACTTGGCAAAGAGTCTAAAATCAATCCTAAAAATAATTTAATAGGTCGACTGATTGGCAATATCATACCGGTGATGAAAAATTATAATGGAAATCAATTTTTCGTTACTCGAAACTGGAAAGTTTATGCCACTCCTTTGTTCATTGTACTCGTTGCCATAGAAACTACGGATATAATTTTTGCTTTGGATTCTGTTCCTGCCATTCTAGGCATTACTGTCGATCCTTTCATTGTTTACACTTCTAATATTTTTGCCATTCTTGGCTTGAGAGCACTTTACTTTTCCCTGTCGGGTATTATGTCCCTTTTTCACTTACTTAAATATGGGCTGGGTGTGATTCTGGTATTTATTGGAGTGAAAATATTCTGTGAAGACTTTTATCATATCGATACTTTATACTCTCTGGGAGTAGTATTAACGGTACTTGTTGGTTCGATAGTGGGATCTTTAATGATAAAACCAAGACTGGCCAATAACACAGAAATACCTATACAATAA
- a CDS encoding DUF2061 domain-containing protein — protein sequence MNTVSAEGKQQVIINTYYRSLTKAITWRIIGTLDTILLSYLILGDTTLAMSIGFTELASKTFLFFIHERIWNKIRWKGGAVASHLRSLIKSISWRVVGTIDTIVIAMLYTSDPFAAFTIGGIETSTKIALFYLHERVWSNIKWGLKFADLHKEPLQ from the coding sequence ATGAACACAGTTTCAGCTGAAGGCAAGCAGCAAGTAATAATTAATACCTATTACCGAAGCCTTACAAAAGCCATTACCTGGCGGATTATAGGAACACTTGACACCATTCTTCTTTCCTATCTTATACTTGGCGACACCACGCTGGCGATGAGTATAGGTTTTACAGAACTGGCATCAAAAACATTTCTTTTCTTCATCCACGAACGTATTTGGAACAAAATCAGGTGGAAAGGAGGGGCCGTTGCCAGCCATCTCAGAAGTTTAATAAAAAGTATTTCGTGGCGTGTTGTAGGCACTATTGATACCATTGTGATTGCCATGCTATATACCAGCGATCCCTTTGCGGCTTTTACCATAGGTGGCATTGAAACTTCCACTAAAATAGCGCTCTTTTATTTGCACGAACGGGTATGGAGCAACATTAAATGGGGGCTTAAATTCGCTGATTTACATAAAGAACCACTTCAATAA
- a CDS encoding L,D-transpeptidase family protein has protein sequence MRKYLIISILIILVFGLVIFIVDWPQPPLSLLEEARSGLLTAKRAKAEALATDQFELAQVNYDSAMLLLDSENQKMPFFRRYDNVELLLNEAIKNTNLSQKIALEKDKNFWLTSQKSYERVRDLHEYFKHTYSNFPIKEAERKTITEANLMLDEMQLALKNKSVIDINKLTDYEHFITEMINNSGFTLKQYFNDFELWETLQRNALKNATDNYSYVVIVDKLNRECKLYYRSKCLATLPIELGYNWIGDKQHAGDKTTPEGIYRVIKKKQNAETKYYKALLLNYPNEDDKKRHAQKIKDGAIPKNVAIGGEIEIHGHGGKGIDWTDGCVALTNNDMDKMFALIPLNTPVVIVGSTRPLEDLMVVK, from the coding sequence ATGCGCAAATACCTCATCATAAGCATTCTGATTATTCTGGTCTTCGGATTAGTCATTTTCATAGTAGATTGGCCCCAGCCACCACTTTCTTTGCTGGAAGAAGCAAGAAGCGGTTTACTAACTGCCAAAAGAGCCAAGGCTGAGGCGTTAGCCACAGACCAGTTTGAATTAGCTCAAGTAAATTACGATTCTGCAATGCTATTGTTGGATAGTGAAAATCAGAAAATGCCATTTTTCAGAAGGTATGACAATGTAGAATTGCTGCTTAATGAGGCTATCAAGAACACCAATTTATCCCAAAAAATAGCCCTTGAAAAGGATAAGAACTTCTGGCTGACCAGTCAGAAAAGCTATGAAAGAGTAAGGGATTTGCATGAATATTTTAAACACACTTACTCGAATTTTCCAATTAAAGAAGCTGAGCGTAAAACAATTACAGAAGCCAACCTCATGCTTGACGAAATGCAATTGGCTTTAAAGAATAAATCAGTCATAGATATTAATAAACTGACTGACTATGAACATTTTATAACTGAAATGATCAATAATTCAGGCTTCACATTGAAGCAGTATTTTAATGATTTTGAATTATGGGAGACATTGCAACGTAATGCCTTAAAAAATGCAACCGACAATTATTCGTATGTCGTGATAGTCGATAAGCTGAACAGGGAATGCAAATTGTATTATCGCAGCAAGTGCCTAGCAACACTCCCCATTGAGTTAGGTTATAATTGGATTGGCGATAAACAACATGCCGGGGATAAAACTACGCCTGAAGGAATATATCGGGTAATTAAGAAAAAGCAGAACGCAGAAACCAAGTACTACAAAGCCCTCCTACTGAATTACCCCAATGAAGATGATAAAAAAAGGCATGCGCAGAAAATTAAAGATGGTGCCATTCCAAAAAACGTAGCCATTGGTGGCGAAATAGAAATACATGGGCATGGTGGTAAAGGTATCGACTGGACTGACGGCTGCGTTGCGCTAACAAATAATGATATGGATAAAATGTTCGCACTCATTCCATTGAACACACCAGTCGTTATTGTTGGATCTACTCGGCCATTGGAAGATTTAATGGTGGTAAAATGA
- a CDS encoding SLC5/6 family protein: protein MSSTKEAWGSRLGLILAMAGNSVGLGNFLRFPVQAINNGGGTFIIPYLVCFVLMGIPLLWIEWSMGRFGGRHGHHSTPFILNSMSSKPIWKYIGVFGIFTNIAVAAYYCYIESWTLSYAIHSIKGTFSSLSQSSIALFFDDYINLSTSFLGIPSEAVFFFIICVVINTYILSKGLAGIEKVAKIGMPLLILFGIFLAFKGLTIGTTAVSEQFPLANAWDGLNYLWTPQYDSLLRPGIWLAAAGQIFFTLSVGMGTIHCYAAYVKSKDDIALNATTAGFTNEFVEIVLGSLIVIPIAAGYFGLDWIKEHMSFGMAFQTMPFLFNQWGAVLASVAGVFWFGLLFFAGITSSLAMGTPWMGFMSDEFGWNKIKGAISFGLMVLALGLPCVLFYKYGYFEQYDYWAGTVSLVIFALAETILFAWIFGLTKGWKEITTGADMTVPTIFKFIIKYITPVLLIGVFLGALITPVNNNWIDAFSYLTTNGSWPFDGQSLILQITNTEKYHALSLATDPQAIELIKKEIFYSNLARTVLLLLFIGITALVYFAHKRRSKSI from the coding sequence ATGAGTTCAACAAAAGAAGCCTGGGGTTCGAGATTAGGTCTGATCCTGGCGATGGCAGGTAATTCTGTAGGTCTGGGAAATTTTCTCAGGTTCCCAGTACAGGCCATTAATAACGGTGGGGGTACATTCATTATCCCCTATTTAGTTTGCTTTGTTTTAATGGGTATACCGCTACTATGGATTGAATGGTCGATGGGTAGGTTTGGAGGTAGACATGGCCATCATTCCACTCCATTTATACTGAACTCAATGAGTTCTAAACCTATATGGAAGTATATAGGGGTGTTTGGAATATTTACCAACATTGCAGTGGCTGCCTACTACTGTTACATAGAATCATGGACTCTGTCATATGCAATACATAGTATAAAAGGTACCTTTTCATCATTGTCTCAGTCTTCAATTGCCTTATTCTTTGATGACTATATTAACCTATCAACCTCGTTTTTAGGCATACCAAGTGAAGCAGTATTTTTCTTTATAATCTGTGTAGTTATCAATACATACATACTTAGCAAAGGCCTAGCAGGTATTGAAAAAGTAGCAAAAATAGGTATGCCTTTGCTTATCTTATTCGGCATTTTTTTGGCCTTTAAGGGTCTTACTATTGGCACCACCGCTGTGTCTGAGCAGTTCCCGCTTGCCAATGCATGGGACGGACTCAACTATTTATGGACACCACAATACGACTCATTACTGAGACCCGGCATTTGGCTTGCAGCTGCGGGGCAAATATTTTTTACCTTATCGGTAGGCATGGGCACTATTCATTGCTATGCAGCCTATGTAAAAAGTAAAGATGACATCGCACTAAATGCTACAACAGCCGGATTTACCAATGAATTTGTTGAGATAGTTTTGGGTAGCTTAATAGTAATACCCATTGCTGCAGGTTACTTTGGTCTCGATTGGATAAAGGAACACATGAGCTTTGGTATGGCATTTCAAACCATGCCTTTTCTTTTCAATCAGTGGGGTGCCGTGCTAGCTTCTGTAGCAGGTGTTTTTTGGTTCGGACTACTCTTTTTTGCCGGAATTACGTCATCGTTGGCCATGGGAACACCATGGATGGGTTTTATGAGCGATGAGTTCGGTTGGAACAAGATAAAAGGAGCCATATCCTTCGGTTTAATGGTCTTGGCGCTGGGCCTACCTTGCGTGCTGTTCTATAAATACGGCTATTTCGAACAATATGATTATTGGGCAGGTACCGTATCGTTGGTAATTTTCGCTTTGGCCGAAACTATTCTTTTCGCCTGGATATTTGGGCTCACCAAAGGCTGGAAGGAAATAACTACCGGTGCTGACATGACTGTGCCAACGATTTTTAAATTTATTATAAAATACATTACTCCTGTACTGTTAATTGGAGTGTTTTTAGGTGCATTAATTACGCCAGTCAATAACAATTGGATCGATGCGTTTAGTTATCTAACAACAAATGGAAGCTGGCCTTTTGATGGGCAGTCGTTAATTCTTCAAATCACTAATACTGAAAAATATCACGCACTAAGTCTAGCAACTGATCCTCAAGCCATTGAGCTCATTAAAAAGGAAATATTTTATTCAAATTTAGCAAGAACGGTACTGTTGCTATTATTTATTGGCATAACTGCGTTGGTTTATTTTGCACATAAACGTAGAAGTAAGAGTATATGA
- a CDS encoding DUF2490 domain-containing protein, whose protein sequence is MINKSVIFCTLCVMIWAATSGCLMAQDRPKESVYKEPVTAMWINTYGNIRISNHLFWIAQTHFRTEEKDGTPFAGQIAQIYNRHALSYLFSKKFNVSLGGVLRVNWNTAKNTEGQKSTVPEWRIWHEYMFAMPFDRLMVYHRLRVEHRWTKGFNPDSEFIFRNRWRYMFKLKMPVGKPKLGSNTFYFSPEAELIMQSGGPVIDSPMEDLRLHASFGYIINPRLSVATGVMHSHGQDISDGTIYKQKWTMRFHVYFSPDLRKVKHKLPSIHTGD, encoded by the coding sequence ATGATTAATAAGTCAGTCATATTTTGCACCTTGTGTGTGATGATTTGGGCAGCAACGTCTGGCTGTCTGATGGCACAAGATCGTCCTAAAGAATCGGTTTATAAAGAACCTGTAACTGCCATGTGGATTAACACCTATGGCAATATCCGCATCAGTAATCATTTATTTTGGATAGCGCAAACACATTTTAGAACTGAGGAAAAGGATGGAACTCCTTTTGCAGGTCAGATCGCTCAAATCTACAATCGCCATGCTCTGAGTTATCTTTTTTCAAAGAAGTTTAATGTTAGTCTGGGTGGTGTACTTAGAGTTAATTGGAATACCGCAAAAAACACAGAAGGCCAAAAATCCACTGTTCCTGAATGGCGGATATGGCATGAATATATGTTTGCTATGCCATTTGATAGGCTAATGGTATACCATCGTTTGAGGGTGGAACACAGATGGACTAAAGGGTTTAATCCGGATAGTGAATTTATTTTCAGAAACAGATGGCGCTATATGTTTAAACTAAAAATGCCGGTTGGTAAACCTAAATTAGGATCAAACACATTTTACTTTTCTCCTGAAGCTGAGCTCATTATGCAGAGTGGTGGGCCTGTAATTGACAGTCCTATGGAAGATTTAAGGCTTCATGCCTCGTTTGGTTACATCATCAACCCACGACTCAGCGTGGCTACAGGTGTTATGCATTCGCATGGTCAGGATATTTCCGATGGGACTATTTATAAGCAAAAATGGACGATGCGTTTTCATGTATATTTTTCTCCTGACTTAAGAAAAGTAAAGCATAAGTTGCCATCAATCCATACTGGTGATTAA
- a CDS encoding glutamine--tRNA ligase/YqeY domain fusion protein: MKEAPESLNFIEQIIEEDLANGLPQEQLRFRFPPEPNGYLHIGHAASICLNFGLGERYNAPVNLRFDDTNPAKEEQEYVDAIKNDIEWLGFQWATECYSSDYFQQLYDWAIELIKQGKAYVDGQSSEAIAEQKGTPTTPGTASPFRDTPVEENLAIFEKMKNGEYEAGTYVLRAKIDMASPNMLMRDPLLYRIINKAHHRTGNEWCIYPMYDWAHGESDYIEQISHSLCTLEFKSHRELYDWFLDQIYDKSKLRPKQREFARRNLSYTVMSKRKLLELVQTKTVSGWDDPRMPTISGLRRRGYTPASIRKFSEVSGISKRDGVTDVSLLEFCIREDLNKTATRVMGVIDPVKLVITNYPEGKEELLIAENNPEDADSGTHEVPFSRELYIEREDFKEDAGNKFFRLTIGNEVRLKNAYIIKGETVVKDADGNITEIHCTADLDSKSGSGTEASMRKVKGTLHWVSIKHAIKAEVREYDRLFLDEAPDSHEEKGFMEFVNPNSLNIVKEAYLEPYLMNAQLDDKYQFQRLGYFTLDKDSSPSHLIFNKTVGLKDTWAKQQPDNKPQQQKTAKNPNQGQGQRSAINEIQKIAKKYTNLSGDKLEAARANILELSENVTYEELEPLFNTAAKKVGTRIGVTLALGVLLKGGLDRNEQIDEFIQKGLEDKNELLAKEAKKLA; the protein is encoded by the coding sequence ATGAAAGAAGCGCCAGAATCATTAAACTTTATTGAACAAATTATTGAAGAAGACCTAGCGAATGGCCTGCCTCAAGAGCAGCTTCGTTTTCGTTTTCCACCTGAACCCAATGGCTATCTACATATTGGCCACGCTGCTTCTATTTGTTTAAATTTTGGACTTGGCGAACGATACAATGCTCCTGTTAACCTTCGATTTGACGACACCAACCCCGCTAAGGAAGAGCAGGAATATGTTGATGCTATTAAAAATGATATTGAGTGGCTTGGATTTCAATGGGCCACAGAGTGTTACTCATCAGACTACTTTCAACAGTTATACGATTGGGCCATTGAGCTTATTAAACAAGGCAAGGCTTATGTAGATGGACAGTCTTCAGAAGCCATAGCCGAACAAAAAGGAACACCCACCACGCCAGGCACGGCTAGTCCATTTAGAGATACACCCGTGGAAGAAAACTTAGCCATTTTCGAGAAAATGAAAAATGGAGAGTATGAGGCAGGAACATATGTTTTGAGAGCAAAAATTGATATGGCTTCTCCGAATATGCTCATGCGCGACCCTCTACTCTATCGAATTATTAATAAAGCACATCATAGAACAGGTAATGAATGGTGCATTTATCCCATGTACGATTGGGCACATGGTGAATCGGATTACATAGAACAGATATCGCATTCATTGTGCACACTTGAATTTAAATCACACAGAGAGCTGTACGATTGGTTTTTGGATCAGATTTATGATAAAAGTAAGTTGAGACCGAAGCAACGTGAGTTTGCAAGGCGTAACTTGAGTTACACCGTAATGAGTAAGCGTAAGTTGTTAGAATTAGTACAAACCAAAACGGTTTCTGGTTGGGATGACCCAAGAATGCCAACCATTTCCGGATTAAGAAGAAGGGGTTACACTCCTGCATCAATCAGAAAATTTAGTGAGGTGTCAGGTATTTCTAAGCGTGATGGCGTAACGGATGTTTCACTACTTGAGTTCTGTATACGTGAAGATTTGAATAAGACTGCTACACGGGTAATGGGCGTAATAGACCCTGTAAAACTGGTTATTACCAACTACCCTGAAGGAAAGGAAGAATTACTCATCGCAGAAAATAATCCCGAAGATGCAGACTCAGGGACTCATGAAGTTCCCTTCTCTAGAGAACTGTATATCGAAAGAGAAGACTTTAAGGAAGATGCCGGCAACAAGTTTTTCAGGCTAACTATTGGTAATGAAGTAAGGCTAAAGAATGCCTACATAATTAAAGGTGAGACTGTGGTAAAGGATGCTGATGGTAATATCACTGAAATTCATTGTACAGCTGACCTGGATTCTAAATCAGGCAGTGGAACAGAGGCCAGTATGCGTAAAGTAAAAGGCACACTACACTGGGTTTCTATTAAACATGCTATTAAAGCAGAAGTGCGCGAGTATGATCGATTGTTTTTAGATGAAGCACCTGACAGTCATGAAGAGAAGGGTTTCATGGAGTTTGTTAACCCTAACTCTTTGAATATTGTTAAAGAGGCCTATTTAGAGCCTTATTTAATGAATGCTCAATTGGATGATAAATATCAATTTCAGAGGTTAGGCTATTTCACGTTGGATAAAGATTCTTCACCTAGTCACTTAATATTCAATAAAACCGTTGGATTAAAAGATACGTGGGCTAAGCAACAACCTGATAACAAACCTCAACAGCAAAAAACTGCTAAAAACCCCAATCAAGGTCAGGGACAGAGAAGTGCGATTAACGAAATTCAGAAGATAGCTAAAAAGTATACGAACCTTTCAGGTGACAAGCTTGAGGCGGCAAGAGCGAACATTCTGGAGCTATCGGAAAACGTAACTTACGAAGAGTTGGAGCCACTATTTAATACCGCAGCTAAAAAGGTCGGTACGAGAATAGGCGTTACCCTTGCTCTTGGAGTACTTTTAAAAGGTGGCTTGGATCGTAATGAACAAATTGATGAATTTATTCAAAAGGGTTTGGAAGATAAGAATGAACTTTTAGCAAAAGAAGCAAAGAAGTTGGCTTAA
- a CDS encoding MORN repeat-containing protein, with the protein MFNQPKRLLFSYLLTIVFAALAFYFFTQTAEDKSDSSKLETLQNSNESLQRDIKALLYLDSLIQQGRYADVMKVKENAHKDSIPSWLVDAIDQRIAIVNMLKAKSQERIVEEDTTQADEGADAESTRYATPAEVRKYDSLIFALDKANHQINNLERQLKQDTRGDYITFKTKKGREVHYVGSVKNKMANGKGIGLLNTGSRYEGYWKDNMRHGEGKFFWPDGEYYEGSYVNDERSGIGTYSWPNGDRFKGEWAGDMRNGQGVFYNKEGEVIAKGIWKNDELVTVVKN; encoded by the coding sequence ATGTTCAACCAACCTAAACGGCTCTTATTTAGTTATTTACTGACAATTGTATTCGCAGCATTGGCATTTTATTTCTTTACTCAAACTGCAGAAGATAAGAGTGATTCTTCAAAGCTCGAAACCCTTCAAAATAGTAATGAATCTTTGCAAAGAGATATAAAAGCACTTCTCTATCTTGATTCACTTATCCAACAAGGTAGATATGCTGATGTAATGAAGGTAAAGGAGAATGCCCATAAAGATTCCATACCTTCCTGGTTAGTAGATGCGATTGATCAGCGAATTGCCATTGTGAATATGCTAAAAGCTAAATCGCAGGAAAGAATAGTTGAAGAGGATACGACACAGGCAGATGAAGGTGCGGATGCAGAGTCAACCCGATATGCCACGCCAGCTGAAGTAAGAAAATACGACTCATTAATTTTTGCCTTGGATAAAGCCAATCATCAAATAAATAACCTTGAAAGGCAATTAAAACAAGACACCAGAGGCGATTACATTACTTTTAAGACTAAAAAAGGCCGCGAGGTACATTATGTAGGTTCAGTGAAAAACAAGATGGCTAATGGAAAAGGAATTGGTTTGTTGAATACAGGAAGTCGTTATGAGGGCTATTGGAAAGATAATATGCGGCATGGTGAGGGTAAATTCTTTTGGCCGGATGGTGAATATTATGAAGGCTCCTATGTAAATGATGAACGCAGCGGAATTGGTACTTATTCATGGCCTAATGGAGATCGTTTCAAAGGCGAGTGGGCAGGAGATATGCGTAACGGTCAGGGTGTTTTTTATAATAAAGAGGGTGAGGTAATCGCTAAAGGAATCTGGAAAAATGATGAGTTAGTGACTGTCGTTAAGAATTAG